Proteins encoded by one window of Ignavibacteriales bacterium:
- the tssD gene encoding type VI secretion system tube protein TssD, whose amino-acid sequence MAVKGEVIFSDDGGSEMPGPRANKSCMVFGFSQQCSLSYQKGSSTPSGSRTYEQFEIVKSIDKLTPLLWKALVEGAILSKVVVTLYEIAEATGSETPYFKYTLEKARIASVKNWMPSSFEAETETVGHLEQINLVSETYTWEHLTASTIHTDEGFFMK is encoded by the coding sequence ATGGCAGTTAAAGGCGAAGTTATTTTCTCTGATGATGGCGGAAGTGAAATGCCAGGTCCAAGAGCAAATAAAAGTTGTATGGTTTTTGGATTTTCTCAACAATGCAGTTTAAGTTACCAGAAAGGTTCATCTACACCTTCGGGCAGTAGAACTTATGAGCAGTTTGAAATTGTAAAATCAATCGATAAGTTAACGCCGCTTTTATGGAAAGCACTGGTTGAAGGTGCAATATTATCTAAAGTGGTTGTTACTTTATATGAAATTGCTGAAGCAACAGGATCAGAAACACCTTACTTTAAATATACTTTAGAGAAAGCGAGGATTGCTTCCGTTAAGAACTGGATGCCTTCTTCGTTTGAGGCAGAGACTGAAACAGTTGGACATCTGGAACAAATTAATTTGGTTTCCGAAACATATACCTGGGAACATCTGACAGCAAGTACAATACATACCGATGAAGGCTTCTTTATGAAGTAA
- the tssC gene encoding type VI secretion system contractile sheath large subunit, protein MAEEKITGTEQQQEQSSVDKLISMLDETKKTAVAEFINKIGKESQVFKITGALVDSYIADIDTVLSAQMDEILHQQDFQELESTWRGLLFLVQNTEFSKPVKFELLDVTKEELYDDLNDAALGEGYEKDSGFWHHIYWGAYDKVGGHSYTSIISDFQFNNTPTDMSLLQHLSVLSESAQLPFVGNASHQFFGEKSMGDVMNNRFLSEQVNEGVDYTSWRAFRDDDRSKYIGLALPRFLGRLPYNAEAEPTKNFNYSEGIYSAGQDKSLWCSASFALASNMVKSFEKWGWGVKIVGVDSGGKVENLPVPTYEENGQKKLKVPIEASVGQAKDQELCDLGFIPLAHWDRTDYACFFETPSANRPKQIKNDPIASANYAVGSRLQYTMLVTRIAHYLKYRQLVFVGRNAGAGEIKKDLSSWLDTLVVDMPNPAEKIIAEKPLRSYQLDVKELPEKPGFFQISAEFRPHVAITGMDVNLKLIAYHSGEEG, encoded by the coding sequence ATGGCAGAAGAAAAAATAACCGGTACAGAACAGCAGCAGGAGCAAAGTTCAGTTGATAAACTTATTTCGATGCTGGACGAGACAAAAAAAACTGCTGTTGCAGAGTTTATAAATAAAATTGGAAAAGAATCCCAGGTGTTTAAAATAACAGGTGCTTTGGTAGATTCTTACATTGCCGATATTGATACTGTTTTAAGCGCTCAAATGGATGAGATTTTACATCAGCAGGATTTTCAGGAACTTGAATCTACCTGGAGAGGCTTGTTGTTTCTTGTTCAGAATACTGAGTTTAGCAAACCAGTAAAATTTGAACTTCTTGATGTAACAAAAGAGGAATTGTACGATGATTTGAACGATGCTGCTTTAGGTGAGGGTTATGAAAAAGACAGCGGATTCTGGCATCATATATATTGGGGTGCATATGATAAAGTAGGTGGACATTCTTACACTTCAATTATTTCTGATTTTCAGTTTAACAATACACCAACAGATATGTCTTTGCTTCAACATCTTTCTGTTCTTTCTGAATCAGCACAGCTTCCATTCGTTGGAAATGCAAGTCATCAATTCTTTGGTGAAAAAAGTATGGGTGATGTGATGAACAATCGCTTCCTTTCGGAACAGGTTAATGAAGGGGTGGACTATACATCCTGGAGAGCTTTCCGCGATGATGATCGTTCTAAATATATCGGGCTGGCACTTCCAAGGTTTTTAGGAAGATTACCTTACAATGCTGAAGCTGAACCAACAAAAAACTTTAACTACAGCGAAGGCATTTATTCTGCCGGGCAGGATAAAAGTTTGTGGTGTAGTGCTTCATTTGCACTTGCGTCTAACATGGTTAAGAGCTTTGAAAAATGGGGATGGGGCGTAAAAATAGTTGGCGTAGATTCAGGTGGTAAAGTTGAAAACTTACCAGTTCCAACATATGAAGAAAATGGACAGAAGAAGCTAAAAGTACCTATCGAAGCTTCTGTCGGTCAGGCGAAGGATCAGGAACTTTGCGATTTAGGATTTATTCCTCTTGCACATTGGGATAGAACTGATTATGCATGTTTCTTTGAAACTCCTTCCGCAAACAGACCTAAACAAATAAAAAACGATCCGATTGCTTCTGCTAATTATGCTGTTGGATCACGTTTACAATACACAATGCTTGTAACCAGGATAGCGCACTATTTAAAATACAGGCAATTAGTATTCGTTGGTAGAAATGCCGGTGCTGGTGAAATTAAGAAAGACCTGTCCAGTTGGTTGGATACATTAGTAGTTGATATGCCTAATCCTGCTGAAAAAATTATTGCAGAAAAACCACTCCGTTCATATCAGCTTGATGTTAAAGAGCTTCCGGAAAAACCAGGATTCTTTCAGATAAGCGCTGAATTTAGACCACACGTTGCAATAACAGGAATGGACGTAAATCTTAAACTTATTGCCTACCATTCAGGCGAAGAGGGCTGA
- the tssB gene encoding type VI secretion system contractile sheath small subunit, producing MARPITPKIAQRVKVSILPSSDAKESVELDYRLLIPGNFSKSEPGSLGAVKDRRLRVIGNKGDYKRALKDINPHLKLTVKNKLSDDPDAQMEVKLNFQDIKDFHPDEIVKKVEPLQKLLDARERLKELKLSVLKDANLKKALESVLKDGSGSIEDLMSKLGVGQTSTEKK from the coding sequence ATGGCAAGACCAATCACACCTAAAATAGCACAACGAGTTAAAGTTAGTATCTTACCAAGCAGCGACGCAAAAGAAAGCGTTGAACTTGATTATCGCCTGCTTATTCCCGGAAATTTCAGTAAGAGTGAACCTGGAAGCCTGGGCGCTGTTAAAGATCGTAGACTTAGGGTTATAGGTAACAAAGGGGATTACAAAAGAGCATTGAAGGATATTAATCCTCATCTGAAATTAACTGTTAAGAACAAACTTTCTGATGATCCTGATGCGCAGATGGAAGTAAAACTTAACTTTCAGGACATTAAAGATTTTCATCCTGATGAAATTGTTAAAAAAGTTGAACCCTTGCAAAAACTTTTGGATGCAAGAGAAAGGTTAAAGGAATTAAAACTTTCCGTTCTAAAAGATGCCAACCTAAAGAAGGCTTTGGAAAGTGTTCTTAAAGATGGCAGTGGAAGTATTGAAGACCTCATGTCAAAACTGGGAGTTGGACAAACTTCAACAGAAAAGAAATAA
- the tagF gene encoding type VI secretion system-associated protein TagF, protein MNPQNNFGLTAGYFGKLPKYLDFIKYNAGGEEILSIDKWIQDGITLARGKLKSEWKAYYKQSPGLNFFYPDTNTKNALAGVIFPSNDKSEREFPFILFLNLNTNFLNGIPAHLIPLFFYESFNSFRLLYKESSLIKTLDLLNNEVQKISSQISMNNPNLKYQEYLTSTTQKIFWERTLNDFNHPVKFAIVNNLIKNLSWMKFNSHLIFPFGIKISFRTSEEYSNYDLGFFIQLILIIVNKPLYIPSFFWTQQDNNIDLYVFLNKPTSLQYVDLILKDESGARVLKVEKFEDKIQLLNSIPSAYKKLLENDKLSLMKFFQTIQQ, encoded by the coding sequence TGCGGGTGGTGAAGAAATCCTATCCATAGATAAATGGATACAAGACGGGATAACATTAGCAAGAGGAAAACTAAAATCAGAATGGAAAGCATATTACAAACAATCTCCTGGGTTAAATTTCTTTTATCCTGATACAAATACGAAAAACGCTCTTGCCGGAGTAATTTTTCCAAGCAATGATAAAAGTGAAAGAGAATTTCCATTCATTTTATTTTTGAATTTAAATACGAATTTTTTAAATGGCATCCCGGCACATTTAATTCCACTTTTCTTTTATGAATCATTTAATTCATTCAGGCTCTTGTATAAAGAATCCTCATTAATAAAAACTTTAGATTTACTGAATAATGAAGTACAGAAAATCTCATCTCAAATTTCAATGAATAACCCAAACTTGAAATACCAGGAATACCTTACTTCCACAACTCAGAAAATATTCTGGGAAAGAACTTTGAATGATTTTAATCATCCGGTAAAATTTGCTATAGTAAATAATTTGATTAAAAATCTTTCCTGGATGAAATTCAATTCACACTTGATATTCCCATTCGGAATTAAAATTTCTTTTCGAACTTCAGAAGAATACTCCAATTACGATTTGGGATTTTTTATTCAATTGATTCTAATTATAGTAAACAAACCTTTATATATACCTTCATTTTTTTGGACTCAACAAGACAACAATATTGATTTATATGTATTTCTTAACAAACCTACCTCATTGCAATATGTTGATCTTATTCTGAAAGATGAAAGTGGGGCAAGAGTTTTAAAAGTAGAAAAGTTTGAGGATAAAATTCAGTTACTAAATTCAATACCATCAGCTTATAAAAAATTATTAGAAAATGATAAGCTTTCCTTGATGAAGTTTTTTCAAACAATACAACAATAA
- a CDS encoding TssA family type VI secretion system protein, which translates to MADIDIIEISEAVEKYLEPIPGDSPAGIDAISSEEYFKLNMEIPKTEPDYKKIIELCDAILLDKSKDLKIAIWLCFSFFRTEKMQGLKEGLNLVYHLLAKFENNLFPGNIVHRSKALQFLNTPRVYKLVEREDINKSNAAYVIDADKTLSQIIILSEKLFVENVPVLKLFKEALETQAEKANKLLFPPQKEEAKISTPTVERPVSTPSTQIVEATKPQQPSAQTSSSIQEINLSSEKDAVTQLRKTITFFFEYNEEGVTKQRIPENYFVFGLSRQIQWTNLVRPADTDGATLIEAPNKIIRGLVKDWFTNNNFDMLIARVESEFIKENSEFRYWFDAQRYLINALDKKGGNYVFASNDIKHHLASLLKRIPDLPQLKFKDKQTPFADPETIKWINDEVKSVVSSDGTGGAMILPPILGEDYSTINNEYEAACKDLPNNFEMNVLTMQNKINSDDRMKGKFLRKLNLANYFYHQKEYYLAKVNLLELKEVIQNYNLDGWEQALSTAVWQSLYLTNLEIISKSKDKELISKLEKEQEELFYKIAKYNGILAIKLHKQKPK; encoded by the coding sequence TTGGCGGATATTGATATAATAGAAATTTCTGAAGCTGTTGAAAAATATTTAGAACCCATACCTGGTGATTCACCTGCGGGAATAGATGCGATTAGTTCTGAAGAATATTTTAAGCTAAATATGGAAATTCCTAAAACAGAACCAGATTATAAAAAAATTATAGAATTATGTGATGCTATCCTGTTGGATAAAAGTAAAGACTTGAAAATTGCAATTTGGTTATGTTTTTCTTTTTTCAGAACAGAAAAAATGCAGGGACTTAAAGAAGGATTAAACTTAGTATATCATCTTCTTGCAAAGTTTGAAAATAACCTGTTCCCTGGAAATATTGTTCATCGAAGCAAAGCTCTTCAATTTCTAAATACACCAAGAGTTTATAAATTAGTTGAACGAGAAGATATAAATAAATCTAATGCTGCCTATGTTATAGACGCTGATAAAACATTATCCCAAATAATTATTTTAAGCGAAAAACTTTTTGTTGAAAATGTTCCTGTCTTAAAATTATTTAAGGAAGCACTTGAAACCCAGGCGGAAAAAGCTAACAAACTATTATTCCCTCCACAAAAGGAAGAAGCCAAAATTAGTACTCCCACAGTTGAAAGACCAGTTTCTACTCCTTCAACTCAAATTGTTGAAGCAACAAAACCTCAACAACCCTCTGCCCAAACTTCTTCATCTATTCAAGAGATAAATCTCAGTTCCGAAAAAGATGCGGTTACTCAATTAAGAAAAACTATTACTTTCTTTTTTGAGTACAACGAAGAAGGCGTTACTAAACAGCGCATCCCGGAAAATTATTTTGTGTTCGGATTATCGCGGCAAATTCAATGGACTAATCTCGTGCGCCCAGCGGATACTGATGGTGCTACTCTTATTGAAGCGCCAAATAAAATAATACGAGGTTTAGTTAAGGATTGGTTTACAAATAACAATTTTGATATGCTGATTGCCCGTGTTGAGAGTGAGTTTATAAAAGAAAATAGTGAATTCAGATATTGGTTTGATGCGCAAAGATATTTAATAAATGCACTCGATAAAAAAGGTGGGAATTATGTCTTTGCTTCAAACGATATTAAACATCACCTCGCTTCGCTGCTTAAAAGAATACCGGATTTACCTCAATTAAAATTTAAGGATAAACAAACTCCATTTGCTGATCCTGAAACAATTAAATGGATTAATGATGAAGTTAAAAGTGTTGTAAGTTCTGATGGAACAGGTGGAGCAATGATTCTACCACCTATCCTTGGCGAAGATTATAGCACAATAAATAATGAGTATGAAGCTGCATGCAAAGATCTTCCGAATAATTTTGAAATGAATGTATTAACGATGCAGAATAAGATAAATTCTGACGATAGAATGAAAGGAAAATTTTTACGAAAGCTTAATCTTGCAAATTATTTCTATCATCAAAAAGAGTATTATCTCGCAAAAGTAAATCTTTTAGAACTGAAGGAGGTTATCCAAAATTATAATCTTGATGGTTGGGAACAAGCTTTAAGTACAGCAGTGTGGCAATCACTCTATTTAACCAACCTGGAAATTATTTCCAAAAGCAAGGATAAGGAATTAATAAGTAAACTTGAAAAGGAACAAGAAGAATTGTTCTACAAAATTGCAAAATATAACGGAATCTTAGCAATCAAATTACATAAACAAAAACCAAAATAA